The following coding sequences are from one Thunnus maccoyii chromosome 17, fThuMac1.1, whole genome shotgun sequence window:
- the LOC121882512 gene encoding probable G-protein coupled receptor 139, with protein MEETSVTIFVTVQKIYYPLLCIMGIPANLFTFYMIRFRKCGMSDTAIIYLSCLAIVDTFYLVWVILIDLTLTFWLLQPFWHSHPWCSILGFLQYGSLYSSSWIVVMFTIERYLVLRITAAKQHFSQARVTKLICVAIVVVSHVVSVPLGWINIVSPVTFKVDGEDVTLPRCHYRNETYSTVIVWITTFLSGGIPIVLVIIFNYLIGCHLCRASNLFTKEERRVMHGRNTRGMLRRTILLLGTVSVVFVVLSLPRFVTYCILRTKYNNETFNRNDYSIPINVAGDLANMLQNLNSTTNFLLYCMVSRRFRQELVQVVTCKVRARELGSVLTHTTMKVFSVADRKASPFSDPVSVVLTNLKQTE; from the coding sequence CCAACCTCTTCACATTCTACATGATCCGCTTCCGCAAATGCGGGATGTCCGACACAGCCATCATATACCTAAGCTGTCTAGCTATTGTGGACACCTTCTACCTGGTGTGGGTGATCCTTATTGACCTGACTCTCACCTTCTGGCTGCTGCAGCCCTTCTGGCACTCCCACCCCTGGTGTAGCATCCTGGGATTCCTGCAGTATGGATCTCTCTACAGTTCTTCCTGGATCGTCGTGATGTTTACCATCGAGCGCTACCTCGTCCTCCGCATCACGGCTGCCAAGCAGCACTTCTCCCAGGCTCGGGTCACTAAACTGATCTGTGTGGCCATCGTTGTGGTATCTCACGTGGTCTCTGTGCCACTGGGCTGGATCAACATTGTCAGTCCTGTCACCTTTAAGGTAGACGGGGAGGATGTGACACTTCCCAGGTGTCATTATCGTAATGAGACCTACTCCACTGTTATAGTGTGGATAACCACCTTCCTCTCAGGGGGAATACCCATTGTGCTGGTCATTATCTTCAACTACCTCATTGGGTGTCATCTGTGCCGCGCCAGCAACCTCTTCACCAAGGAGGAACGTCGCGTCATGCATGGAAGGAACACTAGAGGCATGTTGAGGAGGACCATCCTGCTGCTAGGCACTGTCTCTGTGGTTTTCGTCGTGCTCAGCCTCCCCCGCTTTGTCACATACTGCATCCTGAGGACCAAGTACAACAACGAGACTTTCAACAGAAATGACTACAGCATCCCCATCAATGTGGCTGGCGACTTGGCTAACATGCTGCAGAACCTTAACTCCACAACTAACTTCCTGCTCTACTGCATGGTCAGCCGGCGCTTCCGGCAGGAGCTAGTCCAGGTGGTGACTTGTAAGGTGAGGGCACGTGAACTGGGCTCTGTCTTAACCCACACGACCATGAAAGTCTTCTCAGTTGCAGATCGTAAGGCCTCGCCATTCAGTGATCCTGTGTCTGTGGTGCTAACCAATCTCAAACAAACTGAGTAG